The genomic interval TGCATCTGGTTAAATGGGGAGAGAAAAGAGTTCACTTTATTTGCCTCCTTTACCCACCCTGCCCTGTAATGCCTGTAATCATGAAGATGGAACAAACTGTAACATTTAGTTTCTATCATTATTTGCCCCTGAAATTCAGTGCACTTTATGGAACTACCACCCTGTAACCCCACACATCCCATAAATACACTGGGGggagttttttttatcattttaaaatgaagatttatcTAAGCTAGGTAGTATCGTATAGCAAATGGAAACCACTGATTTCTAAAATTTCCACAGTAAGCTACAGAtatcttaaaatgtttatataatgGCACCCCAAAAAATGTCAGGATCAGGTGAGCACTTACACACTTTAGAATATCATGTAGTCTCCACAATTGCATATCTTGAGTAATGTGGTTCAGTTTTTTTTATGTACCCATATAGTATGAAACTTGATTTACAGAAGTCCTAGATCCTATTATCTCTTCTCCACTTTACCAATTAATAACTTCATATTTAATTTGACCAGTCCTTCATGTCATTGCAATACATTCTGCATTTATATTTTGACAGGTTAAGGTCCATTATACAAAAGATATCTGGAACCCAGTTGAGGGAGTCCAGGCAGCAAGCTAGAGTTAAGTATAACTGTCCTGAAATAAGCCTGCCCACAAGCCAGTAAAACCTTATAGGCTCTTGAATCTTACCACAAAACTGTCTGGTTGAGCCTtgagaataaaacaaatgttattatAATTGCTACTGAGGgaacaatttttttctgattgttcCTCATGCTATTTTGACTTTATCCTGCCCATAAAATGGCTCCCACTATCTCAACTActtaaaaggttttaaattttgaagaggAAATCTTAATTGCTCTTTAATGGTGATCTCTCCTAATTCCTATGGCTACAGGAAGGTTTTAATTCCAGAAACAAATAAAGCCAGTTCTATATGCAGAAATGTGTCACACTGCCTTTATTTCTCCAAAAGTTTCTGACCCTTCCAGCCTTCCAGCCTTAAGGGAGATGAGAGATGACCCAAGATGAGAACTTGACATCTTTGGAGAAAATTATCTGACTATAGGGAGAATTCTTCAGCAAATGCTGGTGTCTTTGCCATCTGAAGTCTGCCAGGACCCAGTTTTGACCCTTAATTAGCTTGACTTGTGGTATCTGCTTTACCCACCCCAGGCACAAGAAACCAGTGCCAGGCCTGTTACAAACATTGTTATTTGGAGGCCTGAATTGGACCTGAAACACCGTAAACAGCAGCCGCAGACcttcactgcagaaatagaaataacatcaatgttaatttctgagGGAAAAACACCACCAAAGAATGCAAATCTCAGCTCATgactaaattatttatttaagccATCTCCTGCCATAAGCAAAGGGACGGAAGATCAGTATAATGGTCATCAAGTATAATGGTCATCACTGGATACAAGAAGGTGAGCTTAAGGTCTCGAACACTTTTCTGGTCCATGTGTGCAGAGTAATGGTCCAAACCAGTGCTGTGGTCCCCACTGGGTAATGGCCCAGGTTCTCTTTATTCGTCTTCATAGCCAGTTGGAAGCGGATTCACGTGAGAGTTATGGAATAGGGTATGGTTACCATCTCCCCAGGGAAAGGGCTGTGGAGTGAAGATGTCAATTAAGCAATTCCAGAAAATAGTTCAGAAACAACACTACCACGAACTGCCTAAAGTAGGGTGAGTAACagttaatacataaaaacaaaatggaaattagtCCTTTAACTACTGGCATATTTCAGCCCTCCCATAATTTAAGGGAGCTCTTATAAATTCCAGGGGAGCCCGTAAAGTAGACAGTATGAAAAGCAAGCTCAAGTTCGTTACTCAAAAGCCTCTCGCTGGTAACTGTACATCAGTGCTGTGTTTCTGAAAGTGCAATCCTCCCACCACCTGTATCAAAGTGGTAGAGGTGGGTATGGGGGCAGAGAATGTTActtaaatgcagatttctggaccTGAAACAAATCTCTGGATTGGAAACTGCAACATACCCTCAGTTATTTTGCATGCTACTTTTGAAAAGCATTGCTCTAGGGCAGTGATTTCCAGCCCAGGATGATTCTGCCCCTGTGGGGACATAAGCCAGTATATGGAGACATCTTGGGGAGAGAAGCGTATACTACTAGCACCTAGTGGTTAGAGGTcaaagatgctgctaaacatcctataactcacaggacagcccctcctcaccccaaagagaattatccagccccaaatgtcaatagtactGAGGTTAAGAAACCTTACTGCACGGCTTCTAATTCTATTGTACAAGGGTGGGAGTGGCGCTCAGACTCAAAAATTCTTTCTGGATCTAAGGATCCTGCTTAATTTTCCAGTCCTACCTGGGCTAAGTGAGGTAATAACTTTATAATATATCTGCATCAATAGCCAAAGGATGACATAGTTGGGATGATAACTAGCACAGAGGTGAACAGAAGCTGTCAATCTCTTCATTATGCAGCTAGTAGCTTCCAGATGCCCAGGTTTTAGAAAGGTGAACCGCCTTCCGACTTCGCCAGTCTAAGGGAGTTTCCCAAATCTCCAGGTTTTGTACCACCGACAACTGTTTCAGAACAGTATCAGAAGGCAAAAGGTGGGATGACTCggagaaaggaaaactgaaggGCACTTATTGTACGACCTTGAAGAAGAAAGTGAGATATGAccggagaaaataaaatgagaaaattaaatgagaaactaCACGCACGGCACCCACGCttttagagaatgaagaactTGGCATTTGGAATGAAAGCGAAGAGACACTCGAACAGACTACAAGGGGTACCTTGGACCTGATGCGGAGATGGGGGTAGGCGACGAACTCGGGTCTCTCCTCCTCTCCGTGGCGCGACTTCAGGAACACGTTCAGCATGCTCACTCCCACCCCGGGGAGCGCCACTAAGTAGGTGAGAGACTTCCACATGCGAGCTGCAGAGGGGGCACGACGCTCAGGCCTGGCGGTAATACGCCCgggtttcctctccctcccccaacgcCTCAAGACAAGGTCACAGTCCCGCCGCTCTTCTCTCCAGTGGGGCCGAGGCCCGCCCTGCGCACCCAGTCCCAGTACCTGAGCCCTCCTCGCCGTGAGCGCCACTCGACATAGGCCGGCTCAGCAGCCGGGAACGACCCAGCAGCCCAGAAACCCTGGGTACAGCTGCCACCGCCATCTTCGACCAGAACGGCCGCAGCGCCGGAAGCGGAAACAGAAAAGTTGGCTGTGGGGGCGGGGCCAGAACCTCAAAAGGAAGTTCCTATTGGGCGGTGCCTTTTAACCCGAGGAGCCTGCGCACTGTCCTCCCGGCCCGCAGAATCCTAGCCTGAAAGCTCGGAGCCGCAGAGCTAGAGGGAGCATGCGCTCTGCACTCCTGCGTGCACTCCCTGCTCCCTAAGGTCAGCACCCTGGTGAGGTTAAGCGCAAAAGAAAGGTTTGTGGAGGACACCCTGGCATCCGGGGTCGCTCCCTTCGTTGAAGTCCGTACACAGCAACAGGAAGTTCCGAGCACAAACCACTCTATCTAAAATGccatttcccctcctccctaTCCTTTGACTCTGCGCTATTTCTTTCATGGCACCAGGACATAATAATaattgtcatcatcattattacaaTATTTTGTCGGCATCACAGAGTTTATGTTCTATCAGGGGAGTCAAAAGATTTTGCCACTGCAGCATCCCCAGACTCTGGAATCGTACCTGGCAAGTAACAGGTGCTCTAcacaaatttgttgaatgaatgaatagcaaCGGGAAACAATTGACATCTGTTATATTTTATCTCTACAATTCTTTCCCACCCCTCctgtcatttttcttccttctactcatctaaaaacagttttaaaaataaaagttaaaaaatagatacataagataaaatgaaagtaaacttTTTGACTATAGGTTCCTTTAAGGATATAATGAAAGCTATGAATCCTTCCCTCACAAAAAATGCAGCTGTTCCTAAGCACACACAGTTTAAGCCCACAATGTTGGGGGAAGAAGGTACTATAAAGTACATCCGGACACCCCCTAAGAGTCCTGTGCCCCAGGTTAAGAACCTCTACTTAGAGGAATAAACAGGGACTCTGGCATGGTAAGACTGGATTCACATTTTGTTTCCATCCCTCACAgcctgtatgaccttgagcaagttagaTAAAACGAATGCTTTCAGGTCCTGCAGtttcatgaaaacaaaaatttaggaTCATATTACTAGAGCTTCACAATCTGATCTTTCTTTCTCTGAGTAGCCTGGGTTTTTGCATGTTATGGTGAAATTAGGATTGTGAAATCCCTAGGCATCCTCAAACACAGCCAGAGGGGCTGTGAAGCCCCACAGTGTAGCCATGGAAAGGGTCCAAGCTCAAGGATCAGGaaatcctgggttcaaatctggtCTTCCCCCAACTGttcctcttctctaaaatgggaatgtaATGTGCACTTATTCATCCCTTTATCTGACAAACAATAATTTAAGACACAGCCCCACCTGGGGAAGTTACTCACCCTCTATCCATAATAATGAttgttcatttaataaatattaactacggtgactactgtgtgccaggtgtaCACAATAGTATGCAAGAGCTATAAGATCTCTCTCATGCAATTTACAATTCAGTGTTAGAGACAGGATTAAGTGAAAAATGCCCAATGCCTGGGATATgttaaaaattcaacaaatgtttattttctcataggaCTTTCATACATCTTGCAGGGTGGTAGTGCTAGGTAAAGATTCTGTCTGTCGTATGCTTGGCCCACAGTACATTCTCAGGCATGATGCCTATGATGTTATTGCCAGGTATGCTCAGCATTTGCAAAGCTTTGGGTGACTGAGTTTAGACAGCCCAGGAAACCAAAATCATCAATACAACAAATAGTTgatatttactaagcacttatTTCATGCCCTCATCTATGCTAAACACTTTCCATAAATTGTCTTCTCCACCTCAGTAAATGGGCACTCCATTCCTCAAGTTTAACACCTTGGAATCACCTttgatatctctctctctctctctctctctttctctctctctctcacacacacattttctatcCAGAATCTGACAGCTACTTACCACCTACTGCTACCAATTTAATCAAAGGTGTTATCTCTCACCTGGGCAATTGCaacagcttcctaactggtctccctgctacCTGGCCCTTCTACAGCCTATTCTTACGTGGCAGCCAGGGGAAAACCTGTCAGATCATCTtcttcctctgctcaaaatcctcaGTGGTTCCCATCTCAGAGTAAATGCCGAAGTCCTGACAGTGGGCTGCCAGGTCCTACACACCTTGCCCCCAGCCACCTCTCTGACATCATGTAGTCTACCTGCTCCCTTGCCCACTTCACTCCAGCTACATTGGCCTTCTGGCCTTTCCTTGAACATGCCAGGCATgcccctgcctcaggacctttgcacatgctcatATCTCTGCCTAGAAGagttcccccccacccacccagtaGCCGCATGAATTGCTTCCTTATTTCACTCAGGACTCTGCTTAGAAGCCATCTCTTATCAGAAAGGCCTTCCCAGACCACCCTGAAGTGAAATAGCTCCTCCCCGCCCTGACACTCTATCCTCCTTACTGTGCCTTATCTATCTTTGTGGCACTTGCCACCATCTgctgtattaaatatttattggtttattGTCTGCCTTTCCTCACCACATACCATGGGGGCAGGGACTATATTTTGTTCACTGGTGTGACCACTTGGCACATGATAGGACCTCACTGAATATACATTAATCCCAACCATGATCCTGTGAGCTAGATActattctccccatttttcagataaggaaactgagactcaaagttGTGAAGgaaattgcccaagatcacaaagcttTAGGCAAGTTGTGGACTCAGGCAGTGTGGGACTCAAGCCAGTTCTTTTAACCTCAAAGCCATACAGACTTTGCTTTAGGTAGAATGACACCAACTCCGAGAGGTCACCCTGTCAAGCTCATGCTAATCTGATGCTCTGAATAAGCATTAGCAAgattagcaagaaaaaaaaaaaagagctaataatTTCTGACTTCAGTaggtttggaaagaaaaatatttccagtcATGGGGCCCTTGAGAATGATTGGAACCATCAAATGTGTTTTCAAGGTGCTGAGCTGGCAGTTCCCAGCTTGTGCGTCCTCTCACAGTGAACCCCAGGGCATCTGGCTTCTCTGTGCAGGGAGTCTCCCCAAGGCCATGGCCAGCCAGGCCTGGATTTGACGTCATCTTCTCTGGCAGCTGGTGATGTTTACACTCATGTTGAAGCCACTAAGGTCTCTGGTGCTCTGTTTCCTTGAAACAGGGAGCTGGCAGGCAGGCACCTCAATATTGGGGCCAGCTGCTGATGCGGGGATTGGAGGGAGACTGGGGGAGGCTGCCTAGCCAAGGACAGGGCTTGCTTAGGGGAAAGCTTATCTGGGGCATtctgcctgctacttctactgtgGTTTCTCCCAGCTAAGAGTTCATCCAGTTCCTggaccaataaatatttgtctgcCGAGAGACTAATCCCAAGTCTCAATTAAGTACTCAATTATCGTTCGTTATTATTTTTGCCATGATCAGGGGAGGGGTACAGGTTCTATGGAAGCAGAGCAGAGGGGTATGTGGCCTGCACTATGCAGAAGGCACTGAAGCTGTTTTCCAAGCACGCTAGAGGGGTGCTATGACCACCACTTCCATCATCTGAGATGCTTAGCATCATCAATTCATGTAATTAGGGTCTCAACTGTGTCCTTGGACTGGGGCAACAGCAGCGACCTCATGGAACACCCAGTCTAGAGGGAGAGACTGACAAGTAAACAGTTACTACAACCAGTGTGATGAGTTCTACAATGAGGGGCAGTACAGCATGAACCTTGGTATCAGGTTCAAGTCTCAGGTCAGCTACTTAGCTACATAATCATGGGCAAGTCAAGTGACCTCTTAGAGTCTCGCTTGTGAATTGGAGTTATTACAAGGACTTAACAGGATAATAGttattagctaatatttattaagcatttaccatGTACTGGGCCCTTCACATGCATTAGTGTAGTCATTACAGCACTCCTATGGGACAGCTACTATTCTTATccccgtttcacagatgaggaaactgaggcacgaagAGAGGTGAAGTCATTTGCCTAAGTTTCACACCCTCTAAGTGattgagctgggattcaaatccaagaaGTCTGGCCTCAAAGTTTGCACGTTTAATCACTCTGTGATACTGCTTCAATAACTCAAGCGACCaagcaaaggaaattacaaacaagacaaaaagacaaccctcagaatgggaggaaatatttgcaaatgaatcaacggacaaaggattaatctccaaaatatataaacagctcatgcagctcaatattaaaaaagaaacaacccaatcaaaaaagggcagaagacctaaatagacatttctccaaagaggacatacagatggccaagggacacatgaaaagctgctcaacatcactaattattagagaaatgcaaatcaaaactacaatgaggtatcacctcacaccagttagaatgggcatcatcagaaaatctacaaacaacaaatgctggagaggccacaacagtgagaggcccgtgtactgcaaaaaaaaaaaaaaaaaaaagacacgtgcgggagattgggattgacatatatacactaatatgtataaaatggataactaataagaacctgctatataaaaaaataaaataaaattcaaaaaaaagacacttgcaccccaatgttcattgcagcaccccttacaatagccaggtcatggaagcaacctaaatgcccatcgacagacgactggataaagaagatgtggtacatatatacaatggaatattactcagccataaaaaggaaagaaattgggtcatttgtagagacgtggttggatctagagactgtcatacagagtgaagtaagtcagaaaaacaaatatcgtatgttaatgcatatatatggaacctagaaaaatggtacaggtgaaccggtttgcagggcagaaatagagacacagatgtagagaacaaacatatggacaccaaggggggaaagtggtgggagtggggggatgaattgggagattgggattgacatgtatacactgatgtgtataaaatagataactaataagaacctgctgtataaaaagataaattgaataaaattcaaaaaagaaaataaactcaagTGACtttagcacggtgcctggcacaaagtgagtgctcaataattttttgttaactattattattgccatgattaggggagggggaacaAGGTCTATGGAAGCAGAGCAGAAGGGCATTTGTCCTGGACTAGGGAagggcagtcagggaaggcttcttgtaGGACGTGACATCTAAGTCATGCCACCATCCCCCCAAATAAATATGAGTGAGTCAAGGACAAGTTTTGGTTGGAAGGGAGATGGGAGAGTTTTCCAGGCAGACATCACCACAGAGAAAAGATACGGGTACTGTATCCAGAATTCCAAATGGTGCCTTAACGTTGGAGgtgtggagggagagaaggagcaagAACTTAGAGTcctgcagacatagagaatggacttgaggacatggggaggggaaagggtaagctgggacaaagtgagagagtggcatggacttatatatactaccagatgtaaaatagatagctagtgggaagcagccgcgtagcacagggagatcagctcagtgctttgtgaccacctagaggggtgggaaagggagggtgggaggaagacgtaagagggaagagatatggggatatatgtatgtgtatagctgattcactttgttacacagcagagactaacacaccattgtaaagcaattatactccaataaagatgttaaaaaataaaaataaaaaaaaaacttagagcCCTACAGTCCTACAGGCTATGATGAGTTAGGATTTCATCCAAAGGGTACTAAGAAGACTTGCTTTTAAGCTAGGAGAGAGGTGATCAGCTTTGCACCTGAGACTTTGTACAGGCTGGCCTCTCCTGTCTGGAAATGCCCTTCCCACCCTGTTGTGCATCTCTGTCTGCACGCACCCTGCTCAGTTCTCACCTCCTACAGGCAGCCTTTCTTGGTTACACCGTGCCCCTGGCCTCTGGGACCCCAATAATGTTTAAGTTCACTACATTGTGTTTGAAAACTATTCCTTCTCCTCATTTCCACTCTGAGCTCCAggagagctccctcaccctttTCTAAGATTCCTCTGAATTCCCATacagcctggcacagagcagtcaTAACAAAATGGTTAAGAACTCAGTTTCTCAGTCaaagctggatttttaaaaaatatttatttatttatttatttggttgcactaggtctttagttgcagcagatgggctccttagttgtggcatttgaACTCAGTTGAgtcatgcatgtaggatctagttccctgacagggatcaaaccggggccccctgcattgagagcacagagtcttaatcactgcacaaccagggaagtccctcaaagctGGAttaaaatcctggctctgctacttttGCTGGACAAATCActtcacctttctgtgcctcagtttcttcatctgcagaatggggaaAATCATAGTACATACCCACCTAATAAGATTGTTGGGAGGACTGAATGTGATGATATGTGTAAAAACACTTAGCATCTTGCTCAACAAATAGAAGCAATttgtattgtattattattaatcatctGCTGTTACATTAAGCTGAAAACAGTACCAGTGTATGGTCTGTGaaatatatgtcaataaagctgttaaacaCAACAAAGCAGGCTACGAAATATGATGAAATGTATATTTCCATTTTGGTAAAGTGCATGGAAAAATGCTGTAAGGGTTATACTTACGTGTTAAGAGAAGTATGTctgggttttaattttcttttaaaaatttctacaatgaatatttattacttGTGCTATAAAAACAAAGGTTCTCACCAAAAAGCAGACTGTGAAGTTGATACCAGAACTTGTGTTGTTGGTATTCTTCCCATTAGACtgtaagccccatgagggcagggacccctTCTGCCTGGCGCAGGAAAGGCCCTGAGTAATTGACGGAAGGGTGACTGGATgaatgggggcttctctggtaccctcacctgcagTACCGCACTCTCCCTGTGGGTGGCAGGCTCCGCATGTGTGGGCGCCGCCCACGAGTCTGGCCACAGATGAGTCGCGCCAGCGACCTTCAACGTGGCTGTCTTGAAGGAGCGAGAGAGGTGGAACGTGAGAGAGAGGTAGAGGGATCTCGGGCTCAGGGACTCCTTCTTAAGGCCTTGCCTCTGAGACGTCTCCTGAATCTTCCCCGGATTGGAACAAGAAAACTTCACTTTCTAGAGAAtgtcccctcaccccacctcaccccaccccacactgGGGGCAGAGAGGAAAGACTGAAAGGTTCCTGGGGCCTGGGAGACAGAGGAGGACAGAGAGGCCATCCTGAAAATCTTCATCTTCACAACTCATAACTCACAGGGTGCTGCTCTTGGCAGTTGACTAATTGCCCCTATCCAGTAGCTCTTTGATCTTAGAAGGGAGGTGTGCTAGCGTCCCATTTTGCAGACGAAGGTCATTGTGGCTTAGAGAGGTAGCTCAGAGAGGCAGACCTCAGCTGAGTCTGATTCCAAATCCCTTCCCTTGACTCTGCCTCCTCCCCaactccccccgcccctcccccaccgtgTGTCAAGCTGAGACATCCTTGGAGGGGGTGTGTACCCATCTAAGTTACCATTATTAATTGTTAATACTAACAGCATTTGTTTAGCCTAGCCTTCCTGTGGTACTGGCACttgacatatattatttcatttaatccttccaacaacACTTTGAAGTAAGaactactattatccccattttacagatgagaaaactaagcctCAGAGATGCAAATATTGACCAATTTGGAGACAAGtttgacagagccaggattcaaatgcaTGCCTGTCTGACCCCAAAGTATGCTTTTTACCAGTACATGTTTTTccttcataattattttgagtattAAAGTATCGAATACATACATCTATATggtacaaattataaaataataataaagaatgaaaagccTCCCCATCCCTGTTCTCCAACCACCCAGTTTTACTCCAAAGAAAGTTACTATACTAGAGATTTCTGATGATCCTTCTAGAGATATTCGGTACGTAGATGAACACCTGTTTTACTGCCTCTCACACACTGATCAGTGACTTTCTAAACTATAAGAAGGACCAAGTCCTCTTCTGGAACACGGTGTAATTTCTCTTCACTGACTCCTTGGATTGGCATGCAGGGCCTCCCAGGGGCACCTCCACCCACTTTGTGCATCAGCCACATATGTCTTCTCCAAGCTCCGCATCATGTTGCCACCTTCCCAGCCTCCTTGCCTCCAGCCTCCTTCCAACTGCTTCATTTATTGTGATCTCTTTCCCTTTGAGGCTCCCCAGCCAGAACCTATCCCCgctccctctctgcccccagaGGCCCTGTTAGCCCCTCTCTTTTAGCACATTTCACTGTACCATGTGTGATGGTGGTTGTCTCCATGGCTGACTCTCCTACTGGTTCATTAATTTTAGGTGTCCCTTTTCATTGGGTAGGTGGCCTTATAATGACGCCACCATCCACACAGTCCCCAAGCTAACAAACTAAGAGTCGATCTTTCTCattgtcttctctttcattttcaca from Globicephala melas chromosome 13, mGloMel1.2, whole genome shotgun sequence carries:
- the COX6A1 gene encoding cytochrome c oxidase subunit 6A1, mitochondrial gives rise to the protein MAVAAVPRVSGLLGRSRLLSRPMSSGAHGEEGSARMWKSLTYLVALPGVGVSMLNVFLKSRHGEEERPEFVAYPHLRIRSKPFPWGDGNHTLFHNSHVNPLPTGYEDE